Genomic DNA from Methanosarcina sp. MTP4:
AACCTGTTTCTTTTTTTACCTGCAAAGGGTTTCTAAATGTGCAGATTTAGAAACTTTTAAGGTTTTTAGGTGAGGTAGCAATAAAAACGGCCAGGCAAAACATTTTTTAAAAGGTATAGTCAGCAAAATAACCGGGTACAGGGTTTCCCATAGGTCAGACTCTACGCCTTCTTCTCTGGGGCCCTGGAACACTTCCGCGAGGTCTTGCGGCCTAGCCGAAGGTAAAAGTAATCCTTTTAATCCCGAGCGTATACAGGTATGTAACCGGCTGGCGATGTTTCAATTATACAGATATCTGAAGACATAACTTTAAGAAAAGTAAAAATTAGTGAACTACTGATTCTCACGTTATGCTTTTAACCTACACTTCATCCAGGTATCTCTGCAGCTTATCTGCAAGTTTTCCAATATGAATACCATCAACAAATGCATGATGAACCTGGACTGAAAACGGCATCATAAGTTTGCCTTCTCTTTCATGATATTTACCCCAATCAAATATGGGCTGCGCTTTTTCCCGATTTCCAAAATCCGTGTGCGAAATATGCGTAAATGTTATCCACGGCAGGGCAGAGAATTGATATACATCATTTTCTACAGGTCCTGTAAAGTGTTCTTTTTGATTTTCTGCCGTTACGACTGCCAATTGTACAAACTTCTCAATCGTATCCTGCATGGGAACATTTACTACCTTAAATAATTCTGTTTCTTTATCCAGATATGTAAATGATTTATCAATGGATTCATATAACACAACTTCACCATCAAGAAAACGATACCGAAATTCCTCGATTTCATTTGCGCATTTCGTAACAGCAAATATAAACGCCATCGTAAATGGCCAATTATTTTCGGCTCTTCGTCATTCTCGATGGATTAGGTGATTTTCACTTCAAGCCCATGTTGTTTTTTGTGATGGCTTCCCACACAAGACAACGAAGAGCCTTATTTTCTTTAACGTGCTTTTTAAAATTTGTCACATCAAGTTCAAAACTCACACAATATTGAGGCTGCACAGCGCTCCTGTATATTTGACAATACTCTTTTCTTTTCCATGTTTCAAAATCTGTTATCTGGTATCTGTTTCCCATAGTTTACACCTTCGTTCAACACAATCTACATTACGATATATTTCCTTTTTAGTTTCACGACCTATTTTCGCTATAGATCTCATACATTACCGTTTCCTTAAGCCGTTTTCCTGACTCTTACCGCTCCACCTCGTGCCATGTCCCTTTGAGATACAAATATTCAGATGTTAAAAGCTTGGGGAAAACAGGCCGCTTCCTTGATTCTTACTTGCTAGGGGTTTAACATACATATGCGTCCAGAATTTCCAGCAAAATGGACGTTTGCATTTCCATGTAATCATATTCGGTATAAACTGGCTCCTCCTAATTTAGGCTTTAAAAAAATATGGGTCAGCTATGGTAGTGGTCCTATAGTGGATATATATGCTCTCCGACAGGATCGGGGGGCTGGACCTGGGCTCGTGAATCTCCTAGGACGCAGGCGGGAAGGCTCCTTCAGTATATCTATCTGATTATCTAGAAAAGAGCATGAGCCCCAAACCTGGCCTGACTTACTGGATATATAACATTCAGTTCAGGACAGCTTCCCAGAATATCAAACAATCTCCTGAAATGTACGAATTGCGAGGATATGGGCTCGGTTTGGTGTGGTTTCCAAATTAGAAAATAGAATAGACTGGCATTTGAGCTATTTATGCAGGAGTGAAAAAATGTTTAAAGATTTGGGTTTATTTTGTAAATCTGGGGGCTGCTCTATAGGATATTTGAAAGAGGAAAATGTTATCCTGACCTGTTAGAGCTGTAAGGAAATTGCTCATAGAATCAGGGAAACAATTCAGAAACTTGAGGTTACAAGTAGAACCATTTATTTTATACTTCAGCATCTTCAGTCATATTGATGAAATTTGTTATTTCTGTACTGTTTATTTCATCCCTACAAAAAGGATTAGGATAAAAGAAACAGTCACTACTGTGGTCAAGTATTAAAATTGCACTTACATCATCCATTTTATCTAAAACAAATATTCCCTCCTCATTTATATATGAGTTATTTGATGAATTTGGAATCAAGGAATATTTACTCAAAAAGGATCCCCATCCTTTACTTATTGCCTTCTGGATTTTTATCCATGAATCACGAGTCTGCACATCAGTGTTAACTTTTTCCCAATCTTCGAGTTTCGATCTTTCGTAAGCCTCTTCTGGAATACCCATAGTGTTTGAACCAAAACAGCATATATTCCCATATAATATTTTTCGAATATCCTCGTCGTTAATTCCCCATTCATGAATCTCGATGGCAATAATAAATGGATTTTTTGTGAGTTCGCTGGGAAAATCTTTTACTTTATTTTTGCCATCTATTTGTTTGTTTTCTAAAAGTTTCTTTGATCCAGGGACAGGAACTTCAATCCATTTATCAGTCAAATCTGAAGAAAGGAAGATAGATAAAAAGTCTTCAAATTCGGTTCTATTTTTGAGGCTAGTTACTTCTATGCATATCGTAGAATCATTGTCTATGCAAATTATGTCTGGAGATTTGTATGTCTCACCTTTCTTTTTCTTAAAACGTGGATCTTTTTCAGATAATAATTCAACGTCATACTTATTATTCAGTAATATTTTTGCAACTTTTAGCTCAGAAACTGTTGACTTAAATGTTTCATTGGTATCTACACTATCGAATTTTGAGTTAAGTCCTCTACATCCAAGCTGATTAAGGTCGCAAATTAAAGTTTCGACTTCTAAAAGTTCCTCATCTCTATCTTTGTTTTCTTCAAAAATTTTAATTTTAACGTCAGAACTTTTGAGCAAACAAGATAGTTTGGGACATTTCACATCCATATCATTAACTGTTGCAAACACGATGACGCCTTCGATAAATAATTCTATTTTTCCTTCTATTCTTTCTTATAAATTATTTTCATCTATTATTAAAGATTCATACACAGGTTTTAAAGTAAAACCTGTGTGTTTTCTTTGTTTCCTGCTAACAATGTGTTTTTCTAGTCTTATCCTCATTTCTCCATAAACATAGTTTTTGAGTTCTTATTTAAAATTGACCCTGAATCTTAAATAAAATTATTAATATGTTGTAGTCAATTTGGTTTATATGGAATGTCTTAATTTACTAGAAAAAGAAATAGAGTCGATAACAGAAGAAAGAAGAGAAATCTCAGAAGATATCCTTAGTATCTCTAGAAGTATCAGCGATAGTTTGTCCACATCTTTGCAAAATCATTGTGACAAAATGTTCGACATATGGATACAGGAATTAAATAATAATGGTCTATGTAAACATGAGAGCGAACTTTTCTTACATAAAATACCTTATACGTCAGCATCAGGCTATAAAATCTATCCTCTTTTTAAGCAGCCAGGAATTTACCTTTGGGGTCGTGATGACATACCCCGATATATAGGCAAAACAGAAAAATCATTTGAAAAGAGATTATTTAACAGATATATACCTCGAAAAAATGGTACAACATATAAAAGTCCAACTCAATGTGGCATCTCTGAAATTTTAAGAGATTATTATTCTAAACCAAAATTAGGCGGCTTTAAAAAAAAGTTAGAAAGTTACGATAAGAACGATAAGAAAATGATTAAGGAACGGATCGAAAAAGACCTGAAAATAACAATACGATCATATGAACGCCTATATGGAGCATTAGATTTCTCACAATTCGAAAAAGAAAGTATCTGGTTTGCAATACTTCCTTTTGAAGACACAAATAAAAAATTTATAGATATATTTGAAACCCTATTTATACACTCGGCTCAGAAATATAACAAGAAAAATGGGTATGATGAACTGCTAAACAAAGGAAAAATAGACAGTGAATAAGGGTAAATCTTTTAGTGTTTCTTTCAAATAAATGAAAGATGGTAGCTGAATGTTTTAATTATAATTCCACAATCTAGTATTTCAACCTACATTCGGCAGCAACAACATTTAAACATATGAATATTTTAGATCGCATTATTATTGATACAAATCTAAAAATCACTATCAATATAACTAAATATTTAAAGTATTTTGGAATATTCCTCTTCCACTATGAACCTAAATTTTAGAGGATATTGTCAACAGAGCAAAGGAATTTACACTAAATAAATTCACAAACTATAGTAATAATCGATAGCGGTAAAAAATAAAATGAATTTTTATGTTTACCTGCCGAAAGCAGGTTTCAACAACTAAGTTTGGATAATTTAAGTATTTTTAAGGCGTTAGGGCAATGTTAGCAACAGGGAAAACAACTCAGGTAAAGACTTTGGATTCCCTTTCCACTAGATACTGTATGAACTAGATTAAATTTAAACAAAATCGAAAAAGAAATAATTATGGACTTAAATACACCTAAATGGTGTAGAAATGAAAGTTAGAGCTTTAGTCTCCTGTATCCTGTTGAAACATTGACAGCATGCATTGTTGACTTTTCCTAGACTCTTATTGATTGGTTTTAAAGGGTGATGTGCGTGAAAGAATTTATTTTAGAGTCCCTTAATAGTATTATTGATATGGATAATTTTATGGATAATTTTAGTCATTGCTCTTATGATAATGTTGAAACAAATTTTGAAATATCACCAACAGATTTTCTTACATTTGCTGAGAAAGATTTGACAGCTAAGTACGATCACCACTTAGTAAATTCATTATCTAATTCTAAAAGAGCTATTGATGCTCAATTGGATTCCTTATTAATTGGATTTGGCTTATCTGAAAGATCGAAAAAATGGAGATTCCCCCAAAAAATTGATTTCTTAAATAAAGTAGGGGTAATTTCACCTAGAATTTTGACTAAAATCAACAAGAAAAGAAATCTTTTAGAACATGAGTACAAGAATCCAAGCGAAGAAGAAGTTGAAGATGCTTTAGATGTAGCCATACTTTTCATAAATTACACAAACAAATATCTGTTTCAGGCAATTTCTGATTTTGGTTTCAGTTATGGGGATGGCGAAGGAAGGTATTTAAATATATTAGAACTAGATTGTATTAATTCGAAGCTAATCTTTTCATGCCCTTCTCTTGGAGCAGAGGTAGAAATAAAAGCTGACGAAAAAGACTATGATGAATACCTGAGATTTTACCTTGATTTGTATAATTTTATAAAGTAAAGACTGAAAATACAACAAAGGTAGACAAGGTATATAAGATTCCTCATAATCCTTAAATGAAATTCCTATAAACTCTAGAATCATTTAATTGTAAAAAATAGCTTATTTTATACAGTTTATGTTTGCTTCAGGGTCACGATTCATTAACCTCTATGCGTCATTATCAGGATCTTGTCTTTTCAGATGATGAATTAAGGAAGATAAAAAAAGCAATTAATAGCATGGGGCTTTTCTTTATAATGAACCTCCCCCAAAAGTAATGCGGTTAAATCAAGTTTTGGAATTAGCTAATTCGTTAATTATACAGTTTCCCATCCTGCAGTGTTTCCGGGAAGAAAATAGCTTGCATTAAGTTTCCAAAAAGTCGACATGAATCATTCATACCAGCATGTTGCTTGCCATTCTTAAAAATGGTATCATTGCTGGCTCCTATTTCTATCTTTGAACCATCTCTAAGATTAAATGTGCATGTCGTATCAGCAGGTCCGCCATTGGCTTCTCCAAATCGAAAACTTAATACTTTTACAACATTGACCGCT
This window encodes:
- a CDS encoding CatA-like O-acetyltransferase, with the translated sequence MAFIFAVTKCANEIEEFRYRFLDGEVVLYESIDKSFTYLDKETELFKVVNVPMQDTIEKFVQLAVVTAENQKEHFTGPVENDVYQFSALPWITFTHISHTDFGNREKAQPIFDWGKYHEREGKLMMPFSVQVHHAFVDGIHIGKLADKLQRYLDEV
- a CDS encoding CatA-like O-acetyltransferase, which produces MGNRYQITDFETWKRKEYCQIYRSAVQPQYCVSFELDVTNFKKHVKENKALRCLVWEAITKNNMGLK